Part of the Hemibagrus wyckioides isolate EC202008001 linkage group LG09, SWU_Hwy_1.0, whole genome shotgun sequence genome, cacacttgtcctctgatgcTCGCTCTGCGGCGCCGCGGTCTgcagattgaagaacgcgctgaaagatgtggaagagccgaagtctgccgccgttttcataagaaatttaaaggggactgaggcgatcacgaatttgtgtacaatttatgcagaatcgcagaattttaggagggccgAGTAGAAAATGttctagcgacgcccatggtggcatcataatgatggtatagaggtggattaattcaggatgGACAcaagtgaaggcctaggtgtgaaatgcacggcccgtcactgattttatatatatatatatatatatatatatatatatatatatatatatatatatatatatatgctgtgaaaaagtatttaaaagtaTTTGGTCAGATATTTCGAGATAGACGGCcatgttttttcttgttttgagagagagtgaggggaatcactgCGCATGCGCCTAACTCTGCAGCGTCACAGAACACATTAggtaatgtttgtgtttaaactgtgttTCCTTTTAAACGCTAAGGTGTTGTGGTTGAGAAGCTCGCACTTGGATTATCCTTTGTGATTTTTGCTACACGCCTGTTTAGGATTTCTTATTACTCCGCTATTGGAcctgactcctacaccgactctacagcagcgatgatgaacttcacTTCAGCCTCGCTTCagcagcaccaggatgtggagcccgagcccggatggagcggactggacgacccctggaacggtgagttactgacttttatctttttctcttaagtataaagtcttttaaacaccgcggtattacaaaaaaaactgcaatcgggaatatcgttttatttgGTTAGATGATTTGGAGAAAATGTGTTCGGCTAATAGATATTTTGCTAATCGCTTTATGTACATGATcattatgctaaagctagcggacaaagcggcagactccagtgaaacgagcagggaagaaataaacagtgttaatgttttcagatatgttaaaatcagctttttataaaagtcggaatgtttatttaacgctTACTAAATTTTattaagtcaagccgaggagtattatcAAAGATTAGCCAgtcggctagttagcatgtagctaagttattgtttttcagtgtttatggtttattttaaataagtgaatagaacaagttaaaatgtttacaataacatgatctattttattatttgaacgGTTTTTCATTGTCCCTGTTTGTCGACTTGTtgaagcggagagagaaaggggctgtgaggaaaggcagctagctgaacaaaactaATCGGTAGAAATAAATGGACCttgtgtggcaatgtagagtgcagcttaggcaaaaatatcaagctgtttgtttcagttctgttcagcaagACTTTGTTTATAGCCGtgctgaataaaatagttaggagtagtgtcatttacgataaagggcgaatttctgagaggagacacaaatgGACACAAAGGGGaggtgaaccactggagtaaggaACTAATAAAAGAAGcacactgtaatagaaatgtagttTAATCTGCATTATTTTGGGGGAAATCATTTTGAGCATTGAGAAATGACCAgagtgactaacagtgaagccgtgatagcgtaagtaacacctataaatgcagaatGTAAATACTTAAGAAAACCTgtactgcactgttataggacgattacagtaatataacttgtgtaaatacttcttgttttgatagggaGGTTTTCTTGCTTTactaaacatacacagtgctattaaaaagggtttctgcttctttttatgaggTCTTTTTAAATGTGTcgcattgtctgttcatcttctttgacacagggacacggagggagacgtttgtgaggagcccatcccctctcTGGAGCTCATCCCCAtctcctgtgaggagcccatcccctctcaggaccccatcacctgtgaggagcccatcccctctcaggaccccatggtcgtcacctgtgaggagcccattctctctcaggaccccatggtcgtcacctgtgaggagcccattctctctcaggaccccatggtcgtcacctgtgaggagcccatcccctctcaggaccccatcacctgtgaggagcccatcccctctcaggaccccatggtcgtcacctgtgaggagcccattctctctcaggaccccatggtcgtcacctgtgaggagcccattctctctcaggaccccatggtcgtcacctgtgaggagcccattctctctcaggaccccatggtcgtcacctgtgaggagctcaTCCCTTCCCAGGAccccatcacctgtgaggagcccatcccctctcaggaccccatggtcgtcacctgtgaggagcccattctctctcaggaccccatggtcgtcacctgtgaggagcccattcTCTCTCAGGACCCCATGGTCGTCACCtttgaggagcccatcccctctcaggaccccatggccatcacctgtgaggagcccatcctcTCTCAGGATCCCATCCCCATCACCTGTGTGGAGCCCATCctctctcaggaccccatccccatCACCTGTGTGGAGCTCATCCCTTCCCAGGAccccatcacctgtgaggagcccatcccctctcaggagcCCATCCCCATTACCTGTGTGGAGCCCATCCTCTCTCACGACCCCGTCACCTGTGAGGAGCTTATCCCCTCTCACGACCCCGTCACCTGTGAGGAGCTTATCCCCTCTCACGAccccatcacctgtgaggagcttATCCCCTCTCACGACCCCCTCACCTGTGAGGAGCTTATCCCCTCTCACGACCCCGTCACCTGTGAGGAGCTTATCCCCTCTCACGACCCCGTCACCTGTGAGGAGCTTATCCCCTCTCACGACCCCGTCACCTGTGAGGAGCTTATCCCCTCTCACGACCCCGTCACCTGTGAGGAGCTTATCCCCTCTCACGACCCCCTCACCTGTGAGGAGCTTATCCCCTCTCACGACCCCGTCACCTGTGAGGAGCTTATCCCCTCTCAGGAGCTCATCCCCTCTCAGGTccccatcacctgtgaggagcccatcccctctcaggaccccatggCCATCACCTGTGAGGAACCCATccccatcacctgtgaggagcttATCCCCTCTCGGGAccccatcacctgtgaggagtccatcctcTCTCATGAccccatcacctgtgaggagctcatcccctctcaggaccccatggccatcacctgtgaggagctcatcccctctcaggaccccatggccatcacctgtgaggagctcaTCCCTTCCCAGGACCCCACCACCTGTaaggagcccatcccctccCAGGACCCCAttccctgtgaggagcccatcccctcgCAGAAACCCATTTCCTGTGAGGAGACCAACCCCAGTaaggagtccatcccctttgaggaggccaccaccttcagggaatCCACAACATTCAACTGTTCCTCTGCCCCTGCCTCATGTCCGGATTAACCCCCGCCACATAGTGGCTGGTCAACCGTATGTTCGTGCCATGATGACAattcctgtcccacgccagggcataaggaggaggagggacgaagaggatgaCGAGGAAGAAGCCCCTCCGAGTAGACGGCAGCATGTGGATCAGGATGGGGAGGTGGATTTCATCAGGAGGATCGTCCGATTCCCCGTTCGGTTGATTTCTATTTACATGAGAGAGCTGTAAGTTCAAAAAGCTCAGTCATCatctcatgttcatcacctcatatccaTGATGTTTGCTAAGTATCTATGGTAAGTATCTATGGTAAGTATCTATGGTAAGTATCTATGGTAAGTATCtatggtaagtatttcacctctagatttcagcatttgtcttttttaaaaatgatttaagtaTTTCAGCTTTTTAAACACGTGGGGTGTTGAGAATCCGCTTGATCCCTTTTCGTTTGTTGTGTTCACAGGCATCCAGAGGATTCTTACCTCCATCTCTAGCACAATCTATGAATGTAAATCATTTGAATGATATAATTGTAGTATGATTAAAGTAGTTATAGCATCTagggtttttttgtcttttgcatttgcatttttttgtattaaatctATCGGatttttataatgttaattttgtttatttaggtAGTGTTTTATgctaatttatattaataaatatatataatttgtattgATGTTGAATTttgcattgttgtaaatatgtaaatattatatttttaagatttagattttaCTTTTAAGTTATCTCAtggtagtgttgtggtataaaatgttaaattattatctaaaatattatctgtaataagtgtacagtttgtcattgcttgtaaatagttaatacattattttttggtttaatacaaatgtgtctcaagtgtcttttttataacaaatcatgaacatttctcatttgtttctcaaataattacacagtaaaaagagtacagtattgctgtattccatatcagtatttttctaaaacaacagccaTGTTACTGTGAAATGCTGGAAAAAcctgcaaaagtgtgtgtgtgtgtgtgtgtgtgtgtactgagatgaaatcactggaaagggaagaaaaaggtgttggactactgatcagaaggttgtgagtttgaatcccaggtccaccaagctgccactgttgggccactgagcaaggccctcaatgTGTttaattactcagttgtataaaataagataaaatgtaagtcgctctggataagaacgtctgccaaatgccagtaACGTAAATGGAAATGTCTGCTAGCTGCCTCTTGTGTCCTAAATTCTGGTCAAACCTATGAGTGTCACACTTATTCAAAACACACGTCATTAAGACCTATTATCAACATATTCTGTCTAACTTTAACTGATACACTTGAATGAAATAATACCTCATAAATCTTCTGATACTAATTACACTATTTTCcttccaccatcatcatcctgaCTCCTGTTCCTGAGGCTGACCAGTGTGCCTGCACATCAGGGGATAATGGATagtaaaactgctttatcttcttcatatccgtctgttgggtttttttaataaattttggacatttttcattttctactGCAGTTGTTGTCTGTTATCCAGTGTGACTGTGCTGTTAAAGATTCATTTAATTGTGTACAACCTACAAATAGCCTTAAAACAGCTTTTACTTGTATTAAAGATTTTAGGagtacttctacttttacccTACTCAGAGAATTATTGGAAACTAGCAacgctttttgtatttttcttaaagaacaaaaaagataATATCAGGTTAATTGTCAGAGAAGTTCACACTCTGTAGCCACTGCAGAATATGGTTCTTGTATTTATGTCTGGTGTAAATGGAGTTCACagatacatatattttttacagaCCAGTAGTGTCTCAGGTGACTGATTTATAATTCAGGAATTCATCAGAAATTTGTTGCCAAATCATTTCACCGTCAGTCCACTTTGTGTTTGGAAGTCAGGGAATTCAAGTGGACTTTCCTTTCCCTTTGGGCTCAAgacaattcaattctattttttttaagaaactgaGTTTTAGCTGTGCTCCAGTGTGCCCAAGAAactaataaaaatgtcaataaacTTTCACAGCTTCACACTCCTGAAGCTGACACAATAGATATGC contains:
- the LOC131359869 gene encoding cell surface glycoprotein 1-like, which gives rise to MERTGRPLERDTEGDVCEEPIPSLELIPISCEEPIPSQDPITCEEPIPSQDPMVVTCEEPILSQDPMVVTCEEPILSQDPMVVTCEEPIPSQDPITCEEPIPSQDPMVVTCEEPILSQDPMVVTCEEPILSQDPMVVTCEEPILSQDPMVVTCEELIPSQDPITCEEPIPSQDPMVVTCEEPILSQDPMVVTCEEPILSQDPMVVTFEEPIPSQDPMAITCEEPILSQDPIPITCVEPILSQDPIPITCVELIPSQDPITCEEPIPSQEPIPITCVEPILSHDPVTCEELIPSHDPVTCEELIPSHDPITCEELIPSHDPLTCEELIPSHDPVTCEELIPSHDPVTCEELIPSHDPVTCEELIPSHDPVTCEELIPSHDPLTCEELIPSHDPVTCEELIPSQELIPSQVPITCEEPIPSQDPMAITCEEPIPITCEELIPSRDPITCEESILSHDPITLAGQPYVRAMMTIPVPRQGIRRRRDEEDDEEEAPPSRRQHVDQDGEVDFIRRIVRFPVRLISIYMRELHPEDSYLHL